CGTGCTTAACCCACGCCTCCTGAATATCCGACGCATCATCAATCAGGAAAGCCGCTTTCCCCATGCGTTGCGCCAGTTCGGCCAGACGGTTGGAGTTAGACGAGTTTTTGGAGCCGACTACCAGCACCACGTCCGCCTGTTCAGCCAGTGCGCGCACCGCTTCCTGACGGTTAGTGGTCGCGTAGCAGATATCATCCTTACGCGGGCCAACGATCTTCGGGAAGCGCTGACGCAGTGCGTCAATCACGTCTGAGGTATCGTCTACGGAGAGCGTTGTCTGGGTCATAAACGACAGACGGGCTTCATTTTTCACGTTCAGCGTAAAGACATCTTCAGGCGACTCAACCAGATACATCCCTCCTTCCGGGTTACTGTACTGGCCCATGGTGCCTTCGACTTCCGGATGACCGGCATGGCCAATCAGAATCGACTCTTCACCACGACGGCTGGCGCGAGCCACTTCCATATGCACTTTTGTCACCAGCGGGCAGGTGGCATCGAATACGGTCAGATCGCGGCTTTTTGCTTCGTTACGTACCGCCTGAGAGACGCCGTGCGCGGAGAAGATCAGGATCGCACCGTCCGGCACTTCGCTGATTTGTTCAATGAAGATGGCGCCGCGCTCGCGCAGGCTGTCGACCACGTAGCGGTTGTGCACCACTTCGTGACGCACATAAATCGGCGCGCCGTAAATCTCCAGCGCGTTTTCAACAATGCTGATAGCGCGGTCTACACCGGCGCAGAAGCCGCGCGGGTTAGCCAACAGGATCTGCATTTCAGGCCTCCAGTGCAGGATCGATTTCCAGCACTTCAACATCAAAATGAACGGTACGCCCGGCAAGCGGATGGTTGAAGTCAACGGTAATAGAGTCGCCGTTGATCTCGCGGATCACGCCAGGCATTTCGCTGCCGTCCATA
This region of Enterobacter asburiae genomic DNA includes:
- the ispH gene encoding 4-hydroxy-3-methylbut-2-enyl diphosphate reductase — its product is MQILLANPRGFCAGVDRAISIVENALEIYGAPIYVRHEVVHNRYVVDSLRERGAIFIEQISEVPDGAILIFSAHGVSQAVRNEAKSRDLTVFDATCPLVTKVHMEVARASRRGEESILIGHAGHPEVEGTMGQYSNPEGGMYLVESPEDVFTLNVKNEARLSFMTQTTLSVDDTSDVIDALRQRFPKIVGPRKDDICYATTNRQEAVRALAEQADVVLVVGSKNSSNSNRLAELAQRMGKAAFLIDDASDIQEAWVKHAGCVGVTAGASAPDILVQNVISRLQELGGGEAVPLEGREENIVFEVPKELRIDAREVE